The Candidatus Bathyarchaeia archaeon DNA segment CTAAAGAGATTGTTCCAGGAGACATTATACTCGTAGGACTTGGCGACCTGGTGCCTGCAGATGCCAAAATAGTGAGCGGTGAACTTTCTGTTGACCAATCAGCTTTGACAGGAGAATCTTTACCAGTTAATTTGAACCCTTCCGACATCGTCTACTCGAGTTCTATAGTGACGAGAGGTGAAGCCAAGTGTGTTGTGGTCAATACTGGGGTGAATACGTATTTCGGAAGAACTGCTGAGCTAGTTAAAAAGGCTAAACCGAAATCTCATCAAGAAGAGATAATGATGTCTATTACTAAGTATATGATGTACGTTGGCATAGTGGCGTTGATTTTAACTTCGGCATATGCTTTGCTGTTGAATATGGGTATTCTATCGATATTGACGTTTGCAGTTATCTTTCTAATGGGCGCCATTCCGGTGGCATTACCAGCCGTGCTCACCATTGTTCAAGCTGTTGGCGCTATGGAACTTGCAAAAGAAGAAGTTCTAGTAACTCGTCTCGATTCTATTGAAGATGCAGCTTCCATAGACGTAGTCTGTTTGGATAAAACGGGCACAATAACACAGAACAAGCTCTCAGTTGCTGAAGTCATACCCTTTTTCAAGTATACAAAAGAAGATGTAATGTTAATAGCGAGTTTAGCGTCTGAAGAGGAAGGCGGAGACATAATAGATTTAGCAGTTATAAACTACGCAAAATCGTTAGGCATTGATCTCAATTCATATAAACGAGTCTCCTACACACCTTTCAACCCAACCATTAAAAGGTCCGAAGCCGTTATTGAGAGCAAAGAAATACGTTTTAAAGCCGTTAAAGGTGCACCCCAAATAATTTTAGACCTCTGCAAGAACACAAGTGAAATCCAACAAGAAGTAAGCAAGGTGCTAGAAGAGTTATCCCACAAGGGATACAGAACTTTAGCGGTGGCAAAATCGAATGGCAAAGATTTAGACAAACTCATGTTTATGGGACTTTTAGCTTTAGCTGACCCTATAAGACCAGATTCAAAAATGATGGTGGAGGAGATTAAAGCGCTTGGCATAAAGCCCATGATGCTTACAGGCGACAATATTAGCATTGCCAAAGAAATAGCTTCTCAAGCCTCAATCGGCGATAGGATTATTCCAATAGCTGAACTTAAAGCTCTAAACGAAGCAGAGAGAGCAAAAATTGTCGAAAAGTATGATGGTTTCGCCGAGGTATATCCTGAAGATAAATATGAAATAGTGAAACTTTTGCAGTTAAACGGTCATATGGTGGGAATGACTGGTGACGGAGTCAACGATGCGCCTGCACTTAAACAAGCGGAAATGGGAATAGCTGTGAGTAACTCGACAGATGTGGCGAAAGCCTCCGCCAGTGTGGTTTTAACCGAACAAGGCGTGAAAGTGATTGTTAGCGCAATAAAAATGAGCAGACAGATATACCAACGAATGCTAACGTGGGTTATAAATAAGGTTGCTAAAGTGATAGAATTTGTCACTTTATTGACGCTTGGATTTTTCTGGTTACATGACATTGTTCTCAGCCTATTAGGTATGACGCTGCTAATTTTTGCAAACGATTTTTCAACAATGTCATTGGCAACTGATAACGTAAAACATACAAGTAATCCAAACAAGTGGAATGTCAAAAACATTACATTAGCATCTCTTGTAGTTGGTTTACTCTTGGTTGTTGAAAGCGTAACCGCAATGGTAATAGGAAAAAATTATTTTCAACTAGAATGGGAAAAACTGCGCACCCTTATAATGCTGGTACTTGTCTTTAATAGTCAATTTAGAGTGTACATTGTAAGAGAAAGAAGACACTTTTGGTCTTCAAAACCCGGCAAGGGATTGATAGCATCCATTACAGCCATAATAATTGGATTCACGTTGTTAGGCATATACGGCATAATAATTCCTTCACTCTCGCTATATCAAGTTCTTTTCGCCCTAGGCTTTTCAGCATTATTCACCGTTGGAATCGTCGACCCCTTTAAATATTTAGCCTTTAAAAAATTCCAACTTTGAACTTAAGGTTAAATATGTTATCGAAAGTCTAAAAAGCCTTTGTGTTCAATAACTATATCTTTATGAAATATTCATTCAAAATTGGTTCTGTATGGGGCATTCCTATCGAACTTCATATAACGTTCGTACTCCTAATGGCTGCCATATTCATCTTGTCCTACCCTCAGCTTTACCTTTTCATCCTCATCCTTTTTCTATTCGTTTTCGTCGTTATTCATGAATTAGCGCATTCAGTAGTTGCGAGACATTACAAGATTAAGGTGCGCAAAATTGTGCTATATCCAATCGGTGGAGTGTCGGAAATTGAGGAGATTCCAGAGAAACCAAGCATAGAATGGCGTATGGCTATTGCTGGTCCGCTTACAAGCTTTGCCATTGGTGCTATTCTCCTTGCTCTAGATCAAGTCATTTTAATAGAAACGCAACCGACGCCACTTGCACCTACGCTTAGTACTGCTGGAAGCCTCATGCTTGATTTAGCGATGCTTAATTTTTTCCTCGGAGCATTTAATCTGATTCCGGCTTTTCCAATGGACGGTGGAAGAGTTTTTCGCGCCCTTCTCGCTGAGAGAATGAAGTTTTCTGATGCAACGAAGTATGCTGCGTTTATTGGCAAACTCTTTGGCATATTAATGATGGTTGTTGGAATTTTCTACAACCTTTGGTTAATAATAATTGGCATGTTTATTTACATCGGAGCAAGCGAAGAAACGGAACAGACAATTGTCTCCACGACTCTGGCAAGGGTTCGAGTTAAGGATGTCATGTACCCTGAGGCGGCATCAGTTACACCGGAAAGCACCCTCTCAGAAGCTTTAGAAGTAATGTTCAAAGCAAGATATCATGATGCTCTAATTGAAAAGGACGGCGCCTTTCAAGGCGTCGTAACATGGAATGAAATTATGAAGATAAAACCCGAACAGAGAGGCGAACTAAAGGTAAGCCAGCTACCCATAAAGAATGTTTCAGTATCTCCAGACGAATCAATACTTGAAGCATACAAAATCATGATGCGAGAAAAAATAGATCTCGTTCCCGTTGTTAGTAAGGAAGCCCCTATGAAGGTTGTAGGCGTTTTGACCGCTGAAGGAGTGGCATATGCATACGAGAAAGCTAAAGCTCTTCGCTAGATAAGAAGCTTGAAGTGATCGCTGACTACCATTCTAAAGAATAGTGCAAGTTGCTGTGGTTAACGAACAAGATCATTTTTGTTATTTGCTGAAAACTTGTGACGCAGCTTCCGCAACTCCATTGATTATAAATTGAATTGCTATGGCTAATATTATTATAGACATTATTGCCGTGACAACACGAAGACCCTCGTCGCCTAACAATCTAAGCAGCTTAGCGGAGTATATCATTCCCGCATATGATATTAGAATCCCTAAAATAATTCCCGTAAAAACAAAAGAAACTTCCAAAACATTGTTTGCTTCGGAAACAAGAAGCATCACAGTTGTAATAGCCCCAGGCCCTGCCGTAAGGGGAAAAGCAAGAGGAACAATAGCAACATCTTCACGCTCATCCGAAGAGTACTCCTGTTTTCCAGGATACAGCATTCTTAAGGCAACTGCAATAAGAAGAATGCCTCCGGCAATTTTGAAGGCATAATCTGTGATATTAAATACTAAGAAAAGAAGATGGCCTGTTAGCACAAAAAATGTTAATGCGATGAAAGATATCTTCATAGATTTTGCGGCGATTTTATGCCGTTTTTTCGGCTCCATATCCTTTGTTAAAGTTATATAAACTGCTATGGTGCTGAACGGTTCTATCACAGCGATGATAGATGTGACTGCTATTAGTGCATATTCCAATGTTCCCAATCATTTCAGCCAGCACGTGATTCAGATGGTCATCTTACATATAAAATTACTGAAAATAAGGATTCTTTCTGTTCAGAAATTCAAAAACCTTAATAGAATTTACCATGTAAGTCAGATGACAAGGTGACATTGCATGTTTCCATTAATTTCAGAGGATTTGGTTAAAAGACTGATGCTTTTTGGTTTAAGTAAGAATGAAGCGAAGGTCTATATTGCATTATTGCAGCTTAAACGCGCAGGCGCCACTGAAATAGCGAAGTTGTCTAGTGTTCCACGCCAAGAAGTCTATCGTGTGTTGCCTCGTCTTGAAAAATTAGGCATAGCGGAAGTAATTATCGGCAAACCAACCAAATTTCTTGCAATAAACCCCGAAGAAGCTCTATCTGAATTGATTAAATACCAACAAGAAATTTTTAAAAGTAGGATTTCTGAGCTCCGCCGAGAAAAGGATGTGTTAGTAAACGAATTGGAAAAAATACAGGGCAAATCTGCCAGATTAACGCCGCGCGAACCAGCACACTACATTCTCATCTCTGGACAACGTTTGGTAAAC contains these protein-coding regions:
- a CDS encoding plasma-membrane proton-efflux P-type ATPase: MTTNIKSTSEFKQLSIEETFKILETSMQGLTEAEAKNRIEKFGYNEITEEKKNPFIDFFKRYWGPMPWLLELAIILSCILGHYLEAIIIFVLLTINVVIGFIHSHRSQKVLEFLKKRLAIKAKVLCEGKWIVKDAKEIVPGDIILVGLGDLVPADAKIVSGELSVDQSALTGESLPVNLNPSDIVYSSSIVTRGEAKCVVVNTGVNTYFGRTAELVKKAKPKSHQEEIMMSITKYMMYVGIVALILTSAYALLLNMGILSILTFAVIFLMGAIPVALPAVLTIVQAVGAMELAKEEVLVTRLDSIEDAASIDVVCLDKTGTITQNKLSVAEVIPFFKYTKEDVMLIASLASEEEGGDIIDLAVINYAKSLGIDLNSYKRVSYTPFNPTIKRSEAVIESKEIRFKAVKGAPQIILDLCKNTSEIQQEVSKVLEELSHKGYRTLAVAKSNGKDLDKLMFMGLLALADPIRPDSKMMVEEIKALGIKPMMLTGDNISIAKEIASQASIGDRIIPIAELKALNEAERAKIVEKYDGFAEVYPEDKYEIVKLLQLNGHMVGMTGDGVNDAPALKQAEMGIAVSNSTDVAKASASVVLTEQGVKVIVSAIKMSRQIYQRMLTWVINKVAKVIEFVTLLTLGFFWLHDIVLSLLGMTLLIFANDFSTMSLATDNVKHTSNPNKWNVKNITLASLVVGLLLVVESVTAMVIGKNYFQLEWEKLRTLIMLVLVFNSQFRVYIVRERRHFWSSKPGKGLIASITAIIIGFTLLGIYGIIIPSLSLYQVLFALGFSALFTVGIVDPFKYLAFKKFQL
- a CDS encoding site-2 protease family protein, yielding MAAIFILSYPQLYLFILILFLFVFVVIHELAHSVVARHYKIKVRKIVLYPIGGVSEIEEIPEKPSIEWRMAIAGPLTSFAIGAILLALDQVILIETQPTPLAPTLSTAGSLMLDLAMLNFFLGAFNLIPAFPMDGGRVFRALLAERMKFSDATKYAAFIGKLFGILMMVVGIFYNLWLIIIGMFIYIGASEETEQTIVSTTLARVRVKDVMYPEAASVTPESTLSEALEVMFKARYHDALIEKDGAFQGVVTWNEIMKIKPEQRGELKVSQLPIKNVSVSPDESILEAYKIMMREKIDLVPVVSKEAPMKVVGVLTAEGVAYAYEKAKALR
- a CDS encoding MarC family protein; amino-acid sequence: MGTLEYALIAVTSIIAVIEPFSTIAVYITLTKDMEPKKRHKIAAKSMKISFIALTFFVLTGHLLFLVFNITDYAFKIAGGILLIAVALRMLYPGKQEYSSDEREDVAIVPLAFPLTAGPGAITTVMLLVSEANNVLEVSFVFTGIILGILISYAGMIYSAKLLRLLGDEGLRVVTAIMSIIILAIAIQFIINGVAEAASQVFSK
- a CDS encoding helix-turn-helix domain-containing protein yields the protein MFPLISEDLVKRLMLFGLSKNEAKVYIALLQLKRAGATEIAKLSSVPRQEVYRVLPRLEKLGIAEVIIGKPTKFLAINPEEALSELIKYQQEIFKSRISELRREKDVLVNELEKIQGKSARLTPREPAHYILISGQRLVNEKIQEMLQKAKNEVLWMAPKLEIKVAIIYGRDEILRRCAHRKVKIRIITEVDEKNVDDVVKLSKFCEIRHAQNVTSTITIVDDKELIIGSALHVSESLNSDELRHKLWTNDLSHITVMRDFFEKVWSSAIPAKL